One Vespula vulgaris chromosome 7, iyVesVulg1.1, whole genome shotgun sequence genomic window, ttactaATGATGTTGGTCATTTCTTTCAGACTATTAAAGCTTTACAAACACTGCAACGTGTAGAAACTTTGTGGGGCATTACAGTGGATAAAATCATTCATTTGGaagatgtagaaaaaaatcaagttAGTCATGAGAGAAGATTTAAACCAACATTTCCTGTACATCGATCATTCCCTCTTCGAATAATTTACAATCCAATTATCGGTAAGAAGCATACAATCTAATAAatggatatatttaatatcttatatctatcatatataaaatttttatactttcatataaaaacatttatatataaaatttaataattgtaaatataattacagaATGGTATTggaaatgtattattaaaagttatgTTAAGAGGGTTGCTGCTATTTGTGCTGCTTGTTTATCTGCAGCTGTTGTATGGTCAGaagtaacattttttaataaatcaccTGTTCTATCATTGTTTGCACAATTTGTTAATATAgctaaagaaaattatgattacTTTACAATAGAGGtaaataatcttatttattttttataatgaaattcttttttgtaatggatgataatacaaataattttcttatgttAGGTATTGTCTACACTCATCATTGCTTACCTTTGCTATTGTGCTTATTcaacaattttaaaaattcgtgttttaaatttatattatctggCACCACACCATCAAACGAACGAGTATAGTTTAATATTCAGTGGTATGATGTTATGTCGCTTGACACCACCTATGTGTCTTAACTTTTTGGGACTTATTCATATGGATTCTCATATTATAAAAACGCACATTTTAGAAACACATTATACTCAGGTAAATAGATCTAAtcgtaataacaaatatacattaatatttgtattatttcctTATATGTTTCTAGGTAATGGGTCATATGGATGTAATATCCATAATATCTGATggatttaatatctattttccaATGGCAATATTAGCATTTTGTTTGGCAACATATTTCAGTTTAGGAAGTAGATTACTTTCAATGTTAGGATTTCAACAATTTCTTGATGATGACGAATTTACTACAGATCTtgtagaagaaggaagagaactTATTATACGTGGtacatttgaaatataaaattgtatttgaCCCAgagtatatttttgtttaagttattcttatttatagactagataatattttaataatttgatacAAATTCTGTTTTCATACAGAAAGACGTAAGCGACAAAGAGCAGAAGATTCTGTATATAGAAGACGTGAATTCCAAGAACGTTTCAATGTTACTGGAAGTTCTTCTCGTTATAGATCATCTAGACAGAATATGGACACAggtaattataatttgtataatataaatgtcaaATGTTAATACAGAAAAATTCCTTATatgatttactttttctacaaaaaatcttttgtttattttagtacgttctttaaaaagagatgaaTCTGTGGAATCAGCAGGAGCTGGTTTATTACGAGATTTCGATTCGACAGATTACTATGTTGGTACAACTtctgaaataaattcatatggTGCAAACAGTCACTTTGAACGTAATTACCAAACTGATAATTTGTATGATGTGAATTCAGATAATGCAAGATCATTTTCAACAAATACAAACCGTGTAGGACCTGCGCCTAAAGGATTGTTTGatgatctttaaaataaatatttaaaatacataaaaaaaattaactaattataacaaatatagtCAGATTTATATTGAACTATTgtaattcataatttattaattgactattagctaaaaaaaataacattttgcTACCATGAAAATTGTGTTTTGTAATAATACAGTAGTATGATAAGAAAGCTTGCATTTACCTGCTACTATGTAtagttatttactttttaacaataataaaaatatgtgtagAATATAGAGTTAAATAGCCTTAATTTGTTATACCTTTATgtcgatatttaaaaagaaaattaaggaaacttaataagtaatataattaaataaaaatatgatttatattttagtttatttaattttcttataatgcCACATAGAATAGGAATAGTGTGAGCATAATCACACATTCATATAACTAATTATCAAAGCGagcatataataaatttttgtataagAAGCATGTAAACAAGTTTAGTTACGttaaaactataataaatttaacagaaaataacaattaacatgtgataaagttataaatttgcatttaattcataaaaatctcccaatatttttttcttttttctatattatttcaagaaatatttaatatctacgtgaaatatactatatagaaCGTAATAATAGctaatataaaaaacgataaagtataagcaataattattttgattattttcatattttctgtaTGTGAAATACGATTCTTATTTTGCCTTTGCCTAGGACTTGTCAAATCTGGCATTAATAATAACGGTTCTAATAGTAATAGACTCGATCTATTTGGATGGTGCTCAGGCAATGCTAATTCATCTTGTTTTGTAGTACATGATTGCAAAACATTATTACGATAATTTATCCAATTTTGTAAATCTGTGTCATAGCCTATGTTTTTTATGGTACTGAGGATGCCGTCATGGTTTACTTCAAAAGTCATGGGTATGTATCCATTATTGGATATTCGTGTATatctatcatttatataacGATGATATAATTGTGTATTCACTACATCATTGACTAAATTAACAGTActagatattataataatctctGGATTCAATGTTGCTTTAAGATCAAATATATCTTTTGGTGGACCACATAAGTAAAATATTCCTGATTTTGTAgttttagaataattataaagtgGCATACAGTCTTGAGTATTATTGTCTTCTGAAAAATATGTATCACGTTTCATTTCACgtgaagaatatttaaaataatatatatcattcagATGATGAAGAATAACTTCTCTAGCATATAAGggttttttcttgtatatgtATTGATCACTATATACTGGACTATATTTTGAACTGGCACAttgtttacatattttttgttttggtaAAAGAAGAGTATTTATTAAAGTCTTTGCCGTTGTAGGACTATATTTCTCATAATAAtctaaaatatcaaattcagGCCAGTACTGTGGCTCCTTAATTCTTCCAACTTCTTCATAAACATGATCACTTAATGATGAAGGTTTTATATCACTTTtatctacattttttcttttattttcactgaaatatttttgagaATAATTTGTAGATATTTCGTTTTCACGAACGAATTGTGCTGTTTTATAAGTAACATTTGCGTCACAGGATATAGACATTTCGGTTGCATTAGATAAAGTTTCAATCGCTTCGAAATCATTTTTAGGATCAGagttataatattgttttcttaGTTTTGATCCATCATTACTTTCTATATTATCTGCTGTTACTATATTTTTAGATTCCGACGAAAAAACTTCATCAACTACAGGAAAAGTTGTTATAGTGCTGCATGGCAGTGCATTTGTTAAAGTAACGTGCTGTTTATCATATGCGTGTGTCTCCGTGCATTGTGTTACTCTTACCTTCTCAAGAATACGTAATTTTTCGTGATCAGTTTTTTTCCTAAtgctactttctttttctaagttTAAACATTCTAAGTGTAGCCGGCGGTGGTGAACACACgcaaaattatatcaatttattgaATCTTGATTTTCAGAttgtaatttttgtttgattttatttaaatcatggAGAacctgtaaaaaatatttttataaaaagattaagttctttcgatgataaatacatatgattATGTAAAAAGACCTCTAGTATAGATGAAGCACTCCATGCTTGTGTTCGACAACTATCTCTACAATATTCTCCATCCTTATTAGTAAGTTCAGGAAGACCACGCCAATGATTCGTAGATGCTTCAACAAAATGtcgtgaaataataatttcagttGATTCAATCGTGCGACGCAGTTCATCTACACCCCCAACTAATGGGGCAAAATATAAACGAGCTCTAAGAAAATAACCCATTGGCCAAATCCATTCCTAAAAAGCAAATATACTCTTTAAAAAATgctaagaatataatataaaaaattctactaATAATGCTGGTTAACTTACTGGCCCTTGATGATAATTCCATCCATGTGCAAGTTTAGTATCATTAGAATCATTTGAATTATCGTAATAACCATTATATGCCCAGTCTGCAGGATCTAATGTTTTCATCCCTAATGGTcctaataaaatttcttcgactTTCTTCAATGCTGTCCATGCATGATGTGGATTAAATAATTCTGGGGCCTTTAGGGTAATGAGTTTATTACTTTaacatgaataataaaaatcgtattttttttttatttgattcaagataaaaaaaaaatacttacaaCTATCATAGTAATTGGAAAATTAGGACGTAATTGATAATCTGCCCATTCCTGTGTGGCTCCATGACTATCCTTGAATATGCCACGGCGATGGATTAATTCAGGTTTTAATTCACCTTCTGTGGACActtcgtttatataaaaatatttttcaaaatttgcGGATATTTTGTCTGCCCATTGTTTATAACTCCAAGTTACTACAGTtcctattatataatataaataaagtattatataatatatattaaaaaatataatatcatatatctcCTACTtgtaaaactatatatttcttcctaCCATcacgattttttctttgaacacTGCCATAAGGGAAaagattttgtttatatagtTCAGCTAGAAAACTCAAAATACTTTTACTAAGACCAATTATTTCTATAGCTGAGCCATCTCTTGGTGTAGCAGGTTTCCCTTTGTTACCAGCTTTTTCAGATGATCCCATTTTATCCATCCATGTTCCACAATTAGCATCATTACCACCAAAAATAAAACCTGTTTCTGGATGCACACCAATTTGATTATTAAATCCTCTATCAGTCATGTGTTCATCAATTTGTTTTCCAGCATTTCTTTCTCTGAAGCAAAGTCCTTGAAAATGTACCATAAGTGCTTCTTGTATAACATCATACAAAGGTTGGTcctgcaatatatatataaatataacatatattgaAGTCATGTTTTACTGATCATATTACATCAATggtttattgaaatatataaaagttatattttaaaataacaacATACAACTTGTCCTGCTGGTAACGAAGGAGAATCATCACTGGGAAAGAGTCTTGAAACTTTATCTGATAGAATCTTTAAACCATTTGGAACTTCTTGAATATAACATTGAATAGTATATAACCACCACCACAAGGCATCGCGGCAATTATACctttaatacaataaaaacattacatatgtatttatgtcaacattttcaaatatatgattatttatatattctaccttgcattttttcctttatctaaAAGATTTGGTATTAAACCATGTCGTAAAGTACCAGCAAAACCAAGGATTATGAATCTAGCTTCTTGGTGTCTACCTGTTAAAAGGAGTAAACCTCTTAAAGCAATAAATGTATCTCTACCCCAATTTCTCATGTATCCTACTACAAAGTGTGGTAGACCTGCTGATAATGTTAAACATATTTGTTCTGTGTCTCCATTATATTGTATCACTTTTGGCTTAGGAGGATCTAAATTTGGTGATAAGTCTGGTAATTGGGCTGATTTTACTATACCTCCCATTTGTACTGAGACTAAAGAgagtattttaataaaagtagaaCCATTCTTCACAAAACTATAACCAAAATTATGTAATAGTTTTtaactaaaatattattttaataaaaattaatttttgtaatacaataatataaacatacatacctTGACATTAAAGCATAACATTGTTCCAATAAAGTTATGTAGACATTAGTAACAATCACATCAAAATAGCTTGGTACTAAATAACGaggaattaatttaaatggtTCAACTACTTCCTCTAACCATTCTCCAAGAGCTTTAGTACCATGATCCTCCTTAAGTCGTTGCcaaatataatctatttaatataatataaaattataaagtaatcatttgtatttatgaaaatgtagatgatttgtttaataatttaatcaatgttataataattcaaaatatgTTAATGTATTTACCTATTAACCAATTCCCCTGTCTTAAATTAGCACATAAAGGATGACCAAGATCATTATTTGGTCGAATATCTGCTAATACAGATATAACACCTAATCGAAAATgcagaaaaatgtaaatatattttatatacaaaacggtaatttattatattaacttGCCTTGTAATCCTGCATAGACTAAAGGTCCATAACCAGGTATGTCATATACTCCAAATTTATTTGAAGTTTCATCACGTTCTTCTTGATCACATCTATAGAGAGCTTTATTCAAATCTACAAGATCCATGCGAGATACAACAACTCGCAAGTCTGAGCTTTTGTTTGATGTGATTAAAGAAATAGTGTTTTGAAGTTTGGCCAGAGCAGGCTTTATATTAGCATGAAGAGATACCctataataatgttataattataaaatatataataaaataagttttatAATTGCTTACCGGATAGCAATAACAGAACCAggtataaaattgataaagttAAGCTGTGTTATT contains:
- the LOC127065327 gene encoding LMBR1 domain-containing protein 2 homolog isoform X1; protein product: MFLDQFLIEIAIAFYLAATLLYKYGNVYRQHIIVTISVLIAWYFSLLIVFILPLDVSSTVFRQCMEQYIHNSSNENANNTTDALFHTCKDPLPNIPEHVFPKLWRIVYWTSQCLTWLILPLMQSYINAGDFTVQGKLKSALIDNAIYYGSYLFICGILLIYIALKPGLHLDGQKLKAIASSASNTWGLFLLVLLLGYALVEVPRGLWNTSKPGYTLHYSYFKIAKLSSDKCEAEETVDDILESLQVATISIGPGHPYHFNLETILQKIPAELKDRMNRRQLPDDTPIDTPSEKSLIRLHKQTIKALQTLQRVETLWGITVDKIIHLEDVEKNQVSHERRFKPTFPVHRSFPLRIIYNPIIEWYWKCIIKSYVKRVAAICAACLSAAVVWSEVTFFNKSPVLSLFAQFVNIAKENYDYFTIEVLSTLIIAYLCYCAYSTILKIRVLNLYYLAPHHQTNEYSLIFSGMMLCRLTPPMCLNFLGLIHMDSHIIKTHILETHYTQVMGHMDVISIISDGFNIYFPMAILAFCLATYFSLGSRLLSMLGFQQFLDDDEFTTDLVEEGRELIIRERRKRQRAEDSVYRRREFQERFNVTGSSSRYRSSRQNMDTVRSLKRDESVESAGAGLLRDFDSTDYYVGTTSEINSYGANSHFERNYQTDNLYDVNSDNARSFSTNTNRVGPAPKGLFDDL